The following are from one region of the Terriglobales bacterium genome:
- a CDS encoding AMP-binding protein codes for MTRSPDGPILLHCFVARASVTEYLEYFSRYQRDHACVFQRGYRTLRWTYGDLLSYSQRLATLLEDREIGKGDRIMLWGANCGEWLAAFWGALLRGSVVVPMDRTAAPEFASRVYEQVDAKLLVSSHGLTLAQANFTLHYEDFNSLPSSRSLAPVTVTGEDAVQIVFTSGTTGEPKGVVITHGNILANLEPIEREIQKYLRYERTFHPLRFLNLLPLSHVFGQFMGIFVPPLIGATVLFLESIKPSEIVSTIRDKRVSVLITVPRLLGSMREMLETELRATIGEASLRAQMEKAGAEHFGWRWWRFRRIHSRFGWKFWAIISGGATLDHDDEEFWRRLGFAVIQGYGLTETTSLVSLNHPFKLGRGSIGKALPGREIKLDDSGEILVRGDSIAKTYWVNGQRMAAGEGEWFHTGDLGSVDESGNLYFKGRKKNVIVTAEGMNIYPEDLEAALRAQPSVRDCIVIGVERGGNAEPCAVLVVNNEAETASRAVAEANSKLGGNQQIRRWLVWPDSDFPRTSTQKPRQDLIAAYASAQFTGSSNGNVPRTAVEAAIAGLGRSDLSSRAKLDDNLNLSSIDRVDLITALEQRYQVELDENQFAEATTVADIERILHRASVTPIESRHYFPRWAQHAVVRLIRIAVYYLFTWPATLLMAKPTVIGRKQLQDVKGPLLFVSNHATYIDPGLLMFAMPARYRHRLAIAMQGEVLSAMRKPPAEMNIFQRAIEVASYCLVTALFDVFPLPQRSGFRESFAFAGQSVDRGYSIVVFPEGRRTMDGQMSPFRAGIGILAQTLKTPVVPMRIDGLFPLKQQDRTFARRGEIKVLVGKPVQFQPGTSEEDIARTLEDILKSL; via the coding sequence ATGACCCGATCACCCGATGGCCCGATTCTTCTACACTGTTTCGTGGCCCGCGCATCTGTAACCGAGTACCTGGAGTATTTCTCACGCTACCAGCGCGACCATGCCTGCGTCTTTCAACGCGGCTACCGCACACTTCGCTGGACTTATGGCGATTTACTCTCATACTCCCAGCGCCTTGCCACTCTGCTCGAAGATCGTGAAATCGGCAAAGGCGACCGCATCATGCTGTGGGGCGCGAACTGCGGCGAGTGGCTCGCTGCGTTCTGGGGAGCCCTTCTGAGGGGATCAGTTGTGGTTCCCATGGATCGCACTGCAGCGCCAGAATTTGCTTCACGTGTTTACGAACAGGTCGACGCCAAGCTGCTGGTGAGCTCTCACGGCTTGACTCTTGCGCAAGCAAATTTCACTCTCCACTACGAAGATTTCAATTCCCTTCCTTCTTCCCGCTCGCTTGCGCCGGTCACGGTTACGGGTGAAGACGCAGTGCAAATCGTCTTTACTTCAGGTACTACGGGCGAACCGAAGGGCGTGGTCATTACTCATGGCAACATCCTCGCGAACCTGGAGCCGATCGAACGCGAGATCCAAAAGTATCTGCGCTATGAGCGCACCTTTCACCCCTTGCGCTTTCTCAATCTATTGCCGCTCAGCCATGTGTTTGGGCAGTTCATGGGAATCTTCGTTCCTCCGCTTATCGGGGCAACGGTGCTGTTCCTCGAATCGATCAAGCCATCGGAGATTGTGAGCACAATCCGCGACAAACGGGTCTCAGTTCTGATCACCGTTCCGCGCTTGCTCGGCTCGATGCGGGAGATGCTCGAAACAGAGTTACGCGCCACCATCGGAGAAGCATCACTACGCGCACAAATGGAAAAGGCTGGCGCAGAGCATTTCGGCTGGCGGTGGTGGCGCTTCCGCCGCATCCATTCCAGATTTGGATGGAAGTTCTGGGCCATCATCAGCGGCGGGGCAACGCTCGATCACGACGATGAGGAGTTCTGGCGAAGACTTGGGTTCGCCGTTATTCAGGGGTACGGACTAACGGAGACTACTTCGCTGGTGAGTCTCAATCATCCGTTCAAGCTCGGCCGTGGGTCGATAGGCAAGGCCCTGCCCGGGCGCGAGATCAAGCTTGACGACTCTGGAGAGATTCTCGTGCGCGGCGACAGCATCGCAAAGACCTATTGGGTGAATGGGCAGCGGATGGCCGCGGGTGAAGGTGAGTGGTTCCACACCGGTGACCTAGGATCAGTAGACGAGAGCGGGAACCTCTACTTTAAGGGCCGGAAGAAGAATGTAATCGTCACAGCCGAGGGAATGAATATTTATCCCGAGGATCTGGAAGCTGCACTCCGTGCGCAGCCATCGGTTCGAGACTGCATCGTGATTGGCGTGGAGCGCGGTGGCAATGCAGAGCCCTGTGCGGTGCTGGTCGTCAACAACGAAGCGGAAACTGCATCGCGGGCAGTTGCCGAAGCCAATTCCAAATTGGGAGGCAACCAGCAGATTCGCCGCTGGCTGGTATGGCCAGACTCGGATTTTCCCCGCACTTCGACACAGAAGCCGCGACAGGACCTGATCGCGGCATATGCGAGCGCGCAATTCACAGGTTCTAGCAATGGCAACGTTCCCCGCACAGCCGTGGAGGCCGCCATTGCTGGATTGGGAAGAAGCGACTTAAGCAGCCGTGCAAAGCTCGATGACAATTTGAACCTCAGTTCCATCGATCGTGTGGACCTCATTACAGCGCTTGAGCAGCGTTATCAAGTAGAACTCGACGAGAATCAGTTTGCCGAAGCGACAACTGTTGCCGATATAGAACGGATTCTGCATCGAGCAAGCGTTACACCGATCGAGTCGCGTCATTATTTTCCGCGGTGGGCACAGCACGCAGTAGTGCGCTTGATTCGGATTGCTGTCTACTACTTGTTCACGTGGCCAGCCACGTTGCTCATGGCCAAGCCAACGGTCATCGGACGCAAGCAGTTGCAGGACGTCAAGGGTCCTTTGCTCTTCGTCAGCAATCACGCGACCTACATCGATCCCGGATTGTTGATGTTTGCCATGCCCGCCCGCTATCGGCATCGACTTGCCATTGCAATGCAAGGCGAGGTGCTGTCAGCTATGCGTAAACCTCCAGCAGAGATGAACATTTTTCAGCGTGCGATCGAAGTAGCTTCCTACTGCCTGGTCACCGCATTGTTCGATGTCTTCCCTCTACCTCAGCGCTCCGGATTCCGCGAGAGCTTCGCCTTCGCCGGCCAGTCGGTCGACCGTGGATACAGCATCGTCGTCTTCCCGGAAGGCCGACGGACAATGGATGGACAGATGTCACCCTTCCGCGCAGGCATAGGGATTTTGGCGCAGACGTTGAAGACTCCTGTTGTCCCCATGCGCATTGATGGACTGTTTCCCCTGAAACAGCAGGATCGTACCTTCGCCCGCCGCGGAGAAATCAAGGTCCTAGTTGGCAAGCCGGTGCAGTTCCAACCTGGAACCAGCGAAGAAGACATTGCAAGGACGTTGGAGGACATTCTAAAGAGTCTTTGA